One Luteibacter aegosomaticola genomic window carries:
- a CDS encoding YhfG family protein, translating to MKSPSLKDKASYYARVRETNYANSLRLEGFSVLPKMSGKSAPAALTSKKAGRNPV from the coding sequence ATGAAGTCACCTAGCCTCAAAGACAAAGCCTCCTACTACGCCAGGGTTCGCGAGACCAACTACGCGAACAGCCTTCGTCTGGAGGGCTTTTCCGTGCTGCCTAAAATGAGCGGGAAGAGTGCTCCTGCCGCGTTGACGTCGAAGAAGGCTGGCCGGAATCCGGTGTGA
- the thiS gene encoding sulfur carrier protein ThiS yields MQITLNGEARDCAPGTSVTTLLDAAGYAGKRVAVEVNLEIVPRSAHPTHLLAEGDKVEIVHAIGGG; encoded by the coding sequence ATGCAGATCACTCTTAACGGCGAAGCGCGCGATTGCGCGCCCGGCACCTCGGTGACCACCCTGCTCGACGCCGCTGGCTATGCCGGCAAGCGGGTGGCGGTGGAGGTGAACCTCGAGATCGTGCCGCGTAGCGCACACCCCACCCACCTGCTCGCCGAGGGCGACAAGGTGGAGATCGTCCATGCCATCGGTGGCGGCTAA
- a CDS encoding thiazole synthase, translated as MNHFSPAGDDALVIAGRTFHSRLLTGTGKYKDFDETRRATEAAGAQIVTLAIRRVNIGQDASQPNLLDALPPDRFTLLPNTAGCYTADDAVRTCRLARELLDGHNLVKLEVLGDERTLYPDVVQTLTAAEKLVADGFDVMVYTSDDPILARRLEEIGCAAIMPLAAPIGSGLGIQNRYNLLEIVENAKVPVIVDAGVGTASDAAIAMELGCHGVLMNTAIAGAKDPVLMAHAMKLAVEAGRAAFRAGRIPRKRFASASSPVEGLVG; from the coding sequence ATGAACCACTTTTCCCCCGCTGGTGATGATGCGCTCGTTATCGCTGGCCGCACGTTCCATTCGCGCCTGCTGACCGGCACCGGCAAGTACAAGGATTTCGACGAGACCCGCCGCGCCACCGAGGCCGCGGGCGCGCAGATCGTCACCCTCGCCATCCGCCGCGTGAACATCGGCCAGGATGCCAGCCAGCCGAACCTGCTGGATGCGCTGCCGCCCGATCGATTCACCCTGCTGCCGAACACCGCGGGCTGCTACACGGCCGACGACGCCGTGCGCACCTGCCGCCTGGCGCGCGAGCTGCTCGATGGCCACAACCTGGTGAAGCTCGAAGTGCTCGGCGATGAGCGCACGCTCTACCCGGATGTGGTGCAGACGCTCACCGCGGCAGAAAAGCTCGTGGCCGATGGCTTCGACGTCATGGTCTACACCTCCGATGACCCGATCCTGGCCCGCCGCCTCGAAGAGATCGGCTGCGCCGCGATCATGCCGCTGGCCGCGCCGATTGGCTCGGGCCTGGGCATCCAGAACCGTTACAACCTGCTCGAGATCGTCGAGAACGCCAAGGTGCCGGTCATCGTCGATGCCGGCGTCGGCACCGCCTCGGATGCCGCGATCGCGATGGAACTGGGCTGCCATGGCGTGCTCATGAACACCGCCATCGCCGGTGCGAAGGATCCGGTGTTGATGGCGCACGCGATGAAGCTGGCCGTGGAAGCCGGGCGCGCCGCGTTCCGCGCGGGCCGTATCCCGCGCAAGCGTTTTGCCTCGGCTTCGAGCCCCGTGGAAGGATTGGTAGGTTAA
- the trmB gene encoding tRNA (guanosine(46)-N7)-methyltransferase TrmB, producing the protein MTHDDDTPGEGPFQRRIRSFVLREGRMTPAQQRAFDDHWARFGLDYAATNRDLNATFGREAPRVLEIGFGNGEALAWASEHDLARDYIGVEVHGPGVGRLMNALAARDASNVRIYKHDAVEVLENEIPPGSLSEVRIWFPDPWHKKRHNKRRIVQPAFVALLASRMAPGGLLHLATDWEAYAEHMREVMEAAPGWRNRVGPGETAERPAWRIETHFERRGLRLGHGVWDFLYEWHG; encoded by the coding sequence ATGACGCACGACGACGACACCCCGGGCGAAGGCCCGTTCCAGCGCCGCATCCGCAGCTTCGTGCTGCGCGAGGGCCGCATGACCCCGGCCCAGCAGCGCGCCTTCGATGACCACTGGGCGCGCTTCGGCCTGGACTACGCGGCCACGAACCGCGACCTCAATGCCACCTTCGGCCGCGAGGCACCGCGCGTGCTCGAGATCGGCTTCGGCAACGGCGAGGCCCTGGCCTGGGCGTCGGAGCACGACCTGGCCCGCGATTACATCGGCGTGGAAGTGCATGGCCCGGGCGTGGGCCGGCTGATGAACGCGTTGGCCGCACGCGATGCCAGCAACGTGCGCATCTACAAGCACGATGCCGTCGAAGTGCTGGAAAACGAGATCCCGCCGGGCAGTCTTTCCGAGGTGCGCATCTGGTTCCCGGACCCGTGGCACAAGAAGCGCCACAACAAGCGCCGTATCGTGCAGCCGGCCTTCGTGGCCTTGCTGGCCTCGCGTATGGCACCGGGCGGCCTGCTCCACCTGGCCACCGATTGGGAGGCCTATGCCGAGCACATGCGCGAAGTGATGGAAGCCGCCCCGGGCTGGCGTAACCGCGTGGGTCCAGGCGAAACCGCCGAGCGCCCGGCATGGCGCATCGAAACCCATTTCGAACGCCGCGGCCTGCGTCTTGGCCATGGTGTCTGGGATTTCCTCTACGAATGGCACGGTTAG
- a CDS encoding PIN domain-containing protein — protein sequence MIRTNYVLVDYENVQPKSLTALVGDHPFKVLLFVGASQAKVTFEVAESMQALGANASYVKISGNGSNALDFHVAYYIGRISCEDPTAFFHIISKDAGFDPLIAHLKSKKILAARHKDVTDIPLLKAANSKTLAEKVDVVLANLRQRGASRPRTVKTLSSTIGSLFQKQLVEGDIKAILAELAKAGHAAMDGTKVSYTL from the coding sequence ATGATACGAACCAACTACGTTCTGGTGGATTATGAAAACGTCCAGCCGAAATCCCTCACTGCGCTCGTGGGCGACCATCCGTTCAAGGTGCTCCTATTTGTCGGGGCGAGTCAGGCGAAGGTGACGTTTGAGGTGGCTGAGTCCATGCAGGCACTCGGTGCCAATGCCAGCTACGTCAAAATTAGTGGCAATGGGTCGAATGCCCTGGATTTCCACGTGGCCTACTACATCGGTCGGATTTCTTGCGAGGACCCAACAGCGTTCTTCCACATCATCTCGAAGGACGCGGGCTTTGACCCTCTCATTGCCCACCTCAAATCAAAGAAGATTCTGGCGGCCCGCCACAAAGACGTCACTGACATCCCGCTGCTGAAGGCCGCAAATTCAAAGACCCTCGCTGAGAAGGTCGACGTCGTCCTGGCAAACCTGCGACAGCGGGGCGCTTCCCGTCCGCGCACGGTCAAGACCCTCTCCAGCACCATCGGGTCCCTGTTTCAGAAGCAGCTTGTGGAGGGGGACATCAAGGCGATTTTGGCCGAACTGGCAAAGGCTGGTCACGCGGCCATGGATGGAACCAAGGTGAGCTACACGCTTTAA
- the poxB gene encoding ubiquinone-dependent pyruvate dehydrogenase translates to MADLFAETLEEAGIRRIYGVVGDSLNAITDSLRERNRIDWVHMRHEEAAAFAAGGEAQLTGELAVCAGSCGPGNLHLINGLFDCQRTRTPVLAIAAHIPSAEIGSGYFQETHPVELFRECSVYCEMVSDPAQMPYVLDSAIRAAVGQRGVAVVVIPGDVAMRKALTKKVTPAAGLLPPAPKVIPGERELDALAALLNAGKRITLLCGRGTAGAHSELIALADALKSPIVHALGGKEYVEYDNPFDVGMTGLIGFSSGYHAMEDCDTLLMLGTDFPYRQFYPEEAKIAQVDIRPGNIGRRCRVDLGVVGDVGETLRALLPRIEPKRVRGHLDRCLSHYARAREGLDELAEIKPGHELIHPQQVSHLVSELAEEDAVFTCDVGTPTIWAARYLKMNGKRRLVGSFVHGSMANAMPQAIGIQAAFPKRQVISLSGDGGFAMLMGDFITLAQEKLPVKIIVLNNGTLGFVELEMKAGGFIETGVELQNPDFAAMANAMGIHGRRVARASDLPAAIAEVLSHEGPALLDVVSNRLELSMPPKISGEQVKGFSLYALKAVMSGRGDSIVDLAISNLSR, encoded by the coding sequence CTGGCCGACCTGTTCGCAGAAACCCTGGAAGAGGCCGGCATTCGCCGTATCTATGGCGTGGTTGGCGATAGCCTCAACGCCATCACGGATTCCCTGCGCGAGCGCAACCGCATCGATTGGGTGCACATGCGCCACGAAGAAGCCGCCGCGTTCGCCGCTGGCGGCGAGGCCCAGCTCACCGGCGAGCTTGCGGTATGCGCGGGCAGCTGCGGCCCCGGCAACCTGCACCTGATCAACGGCCTGTTCGACTGCCAGCGCACCCGCACACCGGTGCTGGCCATTGCCGCGCACATCCCCAGCGCGGAAATCGGCAGCGGCTACTTCCAGGAAACGCATCCCGTCGAACTGTTCCGCGAGTGCAGCGTGTACTGCGAAATGGTCTCCGACCCGGCGCAGATGCCCTACGTACTCGATTCGGCGATCCGTGCCGCGGTGGGCCAGCGCGGCGTGGCCGTGGTGGTGATCCCGGGTGACGTGGCCATGCGCAAGGCACTGACGAAGAAGGTGACGCCAGCAGCTGGCCTGCTGCCGCCCGCGCCCAAGGTGATCCCCGGCGAGCGCGAGCTCGATGCATTGGCGGCGCTGCTCAACGCGGGCAAGCGCATCACCCTGCTCTGCGGCCGCGGCACCGCCGGCGCGCATAGCGAACTGATTGCTCTCGCCGATGCGCTGAAATCCCCGATCGTCCACGCGCTCGGCGGCAAGGAATACGTGGAGTACGACAATCCCTTCGACGTGGGCATGACGGGGCTGATCGGTTTCAGCTCCGGTTACCACGCGATGGAAGATTGCGACACGCTGCTGATGCTCGGCACCGATTTCCCCTACCGCCAGTTCTACCCGGAAGAGGCGAAGATCGCGCAGGTCGATATCCGCCCGGGCAACATCGGCCGTCGCTGCCGCGTGGACCTGGGCGTGGTCGGCGACGTGGGCGAAACGCTGCGTGCCCTGCTACCGCGCATCGAGCCCAAGCGCGTGCGTGGCCACCTCGACCGCTGCCTATCCCACTACGCCCGTGCTCGCGAGGGCCTGGATGAGCTGGCCGAGATCAAGCCGGGCCATGAGCTCATCCATCCGCAGCAGGTGAGCCACCTGGTGAGCGAGCTGGCTGAGGAAGATGCCGTGTTCACCTGCGATGTGGGCACGCCGACGATCTGGGCCGCCCGCTACCTAAAGATGAATGGCAAGCGTCGGCTCGTCGGCTCCTTCGTGCACGGCTCCATGGCCAATGCCATGCCGCAGGCCATCGGCATCCAGGCCGCCTTCCCCAAGCGCCAGGTGATTTCGCTGTCGGGCGATGGCGGCTTCGCCATGCTCATGGGCGATTTCATCACCCTGGCCCAGGAGAAGCTGCCGGTAAAGATCATCGTGCTGAATAACGGAACGCTGGGCTTCGTGGAACTGGAGATGAAAGCCGGCGGCTTCATCGAAACCGGCGTCGAACTGCAGAACCCGGATTTCGCCGCGATGGCGAACGCCATGGGCATCCATGGGCGCCGGGTCGCCAGGGCCTCGGACCTGCCGGCGGCCATCGCCGAGGTGCTCTCGCATGAGGGGCCTGCCTTGCTTGATGTGGTGAGCAACCGTCTCGAGCTTTCCATGCCGCCGAAGATCAGCGGTGAGCAGGTGAAGGGCTTCAGCCTCTATGCGTTGAAGGCCGTGATGAGCGGGCGCGGCGATAGCATCGTGGACCTGGCCATCTCCAACCTCAGCCGCTAA